CCCATCATGAAGTAAGCTGCCAAAATCTCCACTCTTGTGCCTAGTCCACTATTTAGTACTCTATATAAAGCCCATTGGGCCTGATTGATTATTCTATTTTTGGTACTCGGTCCTATTATTTTTAGCTTATATTGATTTGGtccatttttataaaaaataacaatgaCGTGaattctattatttttaatttatttatatatattttttattttcgtgtttaaattaaatatttttagcCAAAAGTAATGGGAGGGGGGAAGTATACGAGAAATCCATAACCACCCGAAAAAGATTAGAGAGATGCTTGTATATAGAATGGTGACCGACGCGAGGCTTGTATTACTAATACATTATGCTTGTATTAGTAATATATTATGTTGACCGACACAATTGCATATGTAATGGTCAAGAagatattatttaataaatagaATATCAGACATGATTCATTGATTCTTCAACTGGTCACAGTGCACCAATACATCTTTACCGATTCTGATATCTTGTTTTTTCTCATAGACTTTAGCGTTCTACTGATCaaacttattatataaataaaaaatattatcgtTTTAacttttactattattttgattcatctataatattattttcacttttattaaaaaatattatcgttttaacttttattattttgattcatctataatattattttcacttttatttataacaaTATGATCTACAAACTCcactcataataataataagactcaaactccactcacagcAATTGTGGAACGTTCCTTTTGGACACAAAATTTAAGAAGTTGGTGTTTaatgaaaaagtgaaatgaaagagagagttaatgaaaaaataactttaatttaattcaaaagaaaatgaCTCAACTTCGTTGGGACGATCTAAAAAGAAATACGACTCAATTTCGTTGGGGCCGGAGGAAGTATTAtctattattttcttaaaaactcgtgtcgtccataaagtggaaacgatatcgtgcACATGTGAAGTATTATATAAtgaagtttaattaatattttttactaCAAATTGAAACTTAAAGAAATTATATGCTCTAAAGATTACTCAAttataataatcaattattaattaagcTATTATAATTTCTAACTAGACTAATTAAATTTGAGCACAAGAggttgcaattgaagaaaacaAATGGTTAaaacttaataataataataataataataataataataataataataatatacgaAATGAGACATAAAACAATGTAATAGATGAGGCCTTGTATTGGAATGAGCCGCCTTGATCATCAAACCACCTACGCTTATTTGAAACCAATAAGCACCGCCTCTGGTTTCCCCAGATGCTTGCTAAACCACCATTGTTTTCCACCTTTTTCTTTACTATTGCTCCACATTATTCACCCAAAAAGtctaaacaaacataaaataatcaCACAGTTGCCTCCTTTAGTCCTTTGCGACGAACAATACCGCTCCACAAATCAAACACTAAATTCTACACTGTCTTCTCCTCGTAAACTGCCCACAGTGTTCAGTTCCTTGAAAGCTAACAACAAATCTCAACCTCTCCTATAAATCCACCCCTCAACTCTGCCACCTTTCCACCTGCAAACGAATCAATATTCTCAAAAACTGATCGATAAATGGAAGCTAGTAACGTGATCCGCGCCGCCGCCGTTACCCCTgctcccgccgccgccgccacatCGTGTGGAACGCTGGGGCGCTACCTGGCACGGCGGCTGGTTCAGATAGGCGTGAGCGACGTGTTCGCAGTCCCCGGAGACTTCAACCTAGCCCTGCTCGACCACCTCATAGACGAGCCGGGGCTGAAGCTGGTCGGCTGCTGCAACGAGCTGAACGCGGGGTACGCCGCCGATGGGTACGCGCGCGCCAGGGGAGTCGGCGCCTGCGCCGTGACGTTCACGGTGGGCGGCCTCAGCGTGCTCAACGCCATCGCAGGGGCCTACAGTGAGAACCTTCCCGTCATCTGCATCGTCGGCGGCCCTAATTCCAACGATTATGGAACTAATCGGATCCTGCATCACACCATCGGCCTGCCGGATTTCAGCCAGGAGCTCCGCTGTTTCCAGACCATCACTTGTGCTCAGGTAAATCGGCTTTGATTTTATCAGCATTTAGTATTAATTTGGGGAAACAGAGGTATTAGCGATTTCAATAGTTTGTGTGATTACAGGCTGTAATCAATAACTTGGATGATGCGCATGAGTTGATAGATACGGCGATTTCGACTGCTTTGAAGGAAAGTAAGCCGGTGTATATAAGCATAAGCTGCAATTTGCCAGGAATTCCTCACCCCACTTTTGCAAGAGAACCTGTCCAATTTTCACTCGCACCAAAGTAATTTGATTGCTTTATTAATATCATTATCATCAAAGATTGCATGCTTGGTTAATTGTTATATTATAAAGAAGGTGGAACAGGGCATTAGTATGAAAATGTAGCTGTTAATTTGTGACAGGGTGAGCAATGAGCTTGGTCTTGAAGCAGCTGTGGAAGCAACAGCTGAGTTTCTGAACAAAGCTGTTAAGCCAGTGATCATAGGAGGTCCAAAGCTAAGGGTTTGCAAGTCGCAAGGGGCTTTAGTGGAACTTGCAGATGCTTGTGGCTATCCAATAGCCGTGATGCCCTCGGGGAAAGGGCTTTTCCCCGAGCAGCACCCGCACTTCATCGGGACTTACTGGGGCGCGGTCAGCACCAGCTTCTGTGGCGAGATTGTGGAATCTGCTGATGCATATGTCTTTGTTGGCCCTATCTTCAACGACTACAGCTCGGTTGGCTACTCGTTGTTGATAAAGAAGGAGAAATCTGTGATCGTGCAGCCAAACCGCGTCACAGTAGGCAACGGCCCTTCCTTTGGTTGGGTTTTCATGACAGATTTCCTCACTGCATTGACCAAAAGGCTCAAGAAAAACAGCACGGCCATGGAGAATTACCGGAGGATATATGTCCCTCCCGGCATTGCCTTAAGACGCGATAAAGATGAGCCCTTGAGAGTCAACATTCTCTTCAACCACATACAGGTAAACATTAATGATACTACTAGATTGAAGTGGCTAGAAAATCTCAAGTACTGGAATTCATTGCAGGAAATGCTGAGTGGCAATAGTGCAGTGATTTCAGAGACAGGAGACTCATGGTTCAATTGTCAAAAGCTTAGCCTCCCAGAAAATTGCGGGTACTTCATCTCCCTCAAAGTGTAATATTATATTGCTTGCAAGAATTTCAACCCCTTTAATACGAACTCGTTTCCAAATTCTGTACAGATATGAGTTTCAGATGCAGTATGGATCAATTGGGTGGTCAGTTGGAGCAACTCTTGGCTACGCTCAGGCTGCTAAAGATAAGCGCGTCATTGCCTGCATAGGCGATGGAAGTTTCCAGGTGAAGTGCAATTCACTCTAATTTAGAATAAAGTCGATCTCCATGAATGCATATCATGAAGCAGTAGTAGCTATTGTGACACAGGTGACAGCTCAAGATATTTCTACCATGATAAGATGTGGACAGAAGAGCATCATATTCCTCATTAACAATGGAGGATATACTATTGAAGTCGAGATTCATGATGGCCCCTACAATGTGATCAAGAACTGGGACTACACAGGCCTTGTGGATGCTATTCACAATGGACAAGGCAAATGCTGGACTGCCAAGGTAATTAGCGTACACATGATCATCTAATTAGTGGAAGTTGAGCAAGTCCTACTATATATACTTTCATCTTCTCTAGTTTGTAACATGTTATTCTTGGCAAGATCAGGTGAAAACGGAAGATGAGTTGGTGGAAGCCATAGCAATGGCGACAGGCACGCACAAGGAATCCCTGTGTTTCATTGAAATATTTGTTCACAAGGATGACACTAGCAAAGAATTGCTGGAATGGGGATCTCGTGTTTCTGCTGCTAATAGTCGACCTCCCAATCCGCAGTAGATCATGGGACTTCACTCTATCATATGCTCAAAACTAATTTATATTGCTTTTCTGTAATTAATTTCTCAACTGTGTCTCGTTTTTTTGCTTCTTCAGTTTTCAACTagtgaaataaaataagatagtATTAGCATCTTGCACCAACTCTATTTACTTGCTAAACTAAAGAATAGAATGTACTCCAATAAGTACTCGTATCCAAGTTTGCAACATCATCTAGGTAGTATGGATAGTCACATTTCACTTCATTTTACAATCCAACTCAAGGGCATGCTGAGCTCAAACATGGGCAAAAAATGACTTTATTATTGAAGGTGTGAACAAGCAACcctaatattaataattaagtaaaagtTACAATTTAAATGCTAAGGTGTACTAATTATAAATTCTAACTGGATATAAAGGATCAACAGTAGCAagcattaaattaaattaaatcacaataaactgaaattgaagaaaaaattaaggaaaaaaaaatgttacgcTATTTGGGGAATTCTTTTTTGGGTGAGGAAGATGAAGTTTGGTTTGGGTGAGGAAGGTCAAGTTTGGTTTTTAGTGATAGACGAACATGTATTGAGGAAATTGGGGTGAAAATTGGATTGAATGCTATCCAGATTTTGGTGTTATTTCACAGGGAGCAGTTTCTGCAACAtgatttttggtttttgatttttGGTTTTTGACTTTTTGTCCGATTTTTCGATTTGATAGAGGGGCGAGGGACGATCGCCGGCGTTGCCATCGCCGTCGCCGGCGCCGGCGGTCAGAAAATGGCTCAGATGCAGTGAGAAGAAGAATGTGGACTACacttcattaattttttaattttgttggaccacacttaattaaaacataacaatccttttcttaatctccgtaccGAAAAGAACGTGACCGCttttaacgggacggagggagtaataatttatatttttatgataatttGTTATTAAATACTCCCCCGTCCTATTTGTAATgtctcactttcctttttgggtcgtttcattagtaatgtctcattccttttatGTCACTATTCTCtttctctatacctaatatttaaataattttcatcaacctTATCTTcgtatccaaaaaaaataagacactactaatgggacgtAGCGAGTACATattaaagaaaacaaaaatattagTGAGAAAGTGGAAAAAAGGAAGATGACACAACTCATCTctgtcaattttttttccaataatCCACTATGGTGCTACCCCATAGTGGTGCCACATGTGTGCCACCTCAACAACTACCTCCTTTTCCAACTACCTCATATTTTTTTCATTGTGCCACTACCTCATATTTAACTATTCATGGACCCcactatcattattattatatttaccactatacacacacacacatatatatatatatacatatatattatttatgtattttaatttttgtataatattttacttaaataaaatttatgtaattacacaaataaattaaatttttaaatgatttttctaataataaaatataatttaaaaattatagttatgctaaaaaatgaaaagaaaaataaaacagaacctaaaattgtaaaataaaataaacaaaaaaaaagagaaaaaaattaaaataattaactagAAAAACAATAGAAactcagaaaaataaataacaaaaggCAACTCAAAAGCAAAATATAAAAGGGGTttagaattttaaaacaaaggtaaaaataaaaaagaaaaaagaaaaaacaaactaacgaaagaaaaaactaaaaactgaaacaaaataaataaagagccTGCACAAAAAGAAAGcagcaaaaaaagaaagaaaaaattaaaacaataacataccaaaattataaaaaattagcaTGGGACTCATTTATGACACAAGAAACCGGGTAGCAACATTGCTACCTCAATTTTTTGCTACCCCATTTTTTAACCCCTCCACTATGGAACTATCCTCCAACTACCTCCTAACTTCCTACTTTCTAGCACAGTGGATGGCCTGACCGGTTGATGCAGGAATTTGTTGTGGGCAGAATCATGCGTACACGTGGACGTGGTAGTTAGCAGATGGAGTATATTATCATACGAGTGTTGCGAAGGCTCCTCCTCTCCACCTAACTCGTGCTCCCTAAAATGGTGGCCCTTGCTGCAACTATCTTGACTTTAATCGCCGTACTCTCCTCGTCGGCTAGCAGCGAATCGGCGGCCGGATGCTTCGAATCCATCATCAGTTTCGGCGATTCGCTCGCCGACACCGGCaaccaggggcggagccaggggggggGGCAGTGGGGTCACTGGACCCCCCTGGGATTTTATGATTTTCGTAGGGGTATTATGgtaatttcaaatatatatgaataaaaaatagaaaaatatggTTTTGGGATTAATTTTCAGCTTGAATACCCTAGCCTCTGAAAGTTTCCACACTCTTGAACTTATGCGAATTTAATTAGCTTGAACTTGGCAGAGAACATTGTGCTGAATTCATTAGTAGCTTTAATCATCTGCAAATTCAAACATTGACAAAGAACATTGTGCTGAATTTAGCTTGAACATATgcgaattttttaaagtttCAGATTTAATTCCTTTAAGTTGTATGTGGCCACCAGTTTATTGTATGCGAATTTTTTTAAGTTTCAGATTTAATTGTCATGTTGTATTTTcgaaaatacaataattaaacaatctggaaatataaataaaaagtaaagttaaagaaaaaaaaacattttccttgttaaaattaagaacaataaaaaaaaatccttaaaTACACTATGTAGAACACACACCTTTATCTTAATTTTCGTGCAAAAAAAGCACGTATtataaataatgggacgaatggaatattatttatttttaatttaattttttatgtattatttgattattaattttatcaaaaaaatttgGACCCCCCTAAGAcaaaagtctggctccgcccctgccgGCAACTATCCTCTGCTCTACGGCGCCGACACCCCAATGCACTTTGTTCACCCGCCTTACGGCCGGACTTTCTTCCACCGTCCCACCGGAAGATGCTCCGACGGCCGTCTCGTCATTGACTTCATCGGTATGttaaatatatagataatttctatatttaaagTAGTGGAATCCATCTCAACTCTCCGCGAATCGACTGTCCAGCTCAAAGTTTGAGGCTGCCGTTGGTGCAGCCGTACATTGCGGGAGGAGAAGGCGGCCGGAGCTTCAGCAAAGGGGTTAATTTTGCGGTTATTGGAGCTACAGCTCTTGATTTCCAATTTTACGAGAAGATTGGATTCCCCAATGCTTATACCAATGTATCTCTTGGAACTCAACTGGATTGGTTCAAACAATTTTTGGCCACAATTCCAGGTATAAACAAAAATGAAAGCTTCAATTGGGAATAAAGTTTCTACAAAACAATGAAAATTATTATCACTGACATGATCAGATGGGAGAAAGTTTCTCCAAAAGTCATTGGTTTTGATGGGAGAGATAGGCGGAAATGATTACAATCATCCAATAACACAAGGCTCAACTTTGGAGGCCATCCAACCCCTCGTTTCGCTAGTGATTGGCTACATTGGCTCCACAATTGAAGTAAGTAGACATCAAATTAATAGCAGATTTTACAGAATTGTACAATTAACTAGTGATTAGCTCCAATAATTAGGAATTGATCAAGCTTGGTGCTGAGACGTTGCTGGTCCCGGGAAATCTACCAATAGGCTGCCTTCCAATATATCTGACAGAATTCAAGGCAAGCAGCAGTGCCCAAGACTACGACCCCAAAACAGGATGCCTCAATTGGCTCAACGACTTCGCCATCTACCACAACCAGCTGCTCCAGAAGGAATTAAACCGCATTCGACAGCTTTATCCTCACACGCTCCTCATCTACGCAGATTATTACAACGCTGCATTGCGCTTCTATCTCTCACCATCTCAATTCGGTGCATTTCCCAAACCATTCTACATTTAGTTAGTTTCCGGTAAGATATTTGAATTAgcttataattaattagttgtgAGTGCAGGATTTTCGGAGGAATTAATTCTGAGCGCTTGCTGTGGATCGGGAGGGCCGTACAACTACAACGATACGGCGGTGTGCGGCATTCCTCCGGCGAGTTCCTGTGATGATCCGGCTTCATATGTTAGTTGGGATGGCTACTTTACAGAAGCAGCTTACAGACTCATAGCGCAAGGTTTGCTTCATGGACCCTACACCATTCCTCATATCACCACTGCTTGTCCTTCCCTAAACACGGATGCTCTACTTTATGAGTATTCCTAATGAATTTAAATGAGGCCTTTATTAATTTGTAAGAGATCATTGCAATTTAAATTCCAAAATTTGGACTTTATTCCCAATTGTACTCGTTCTATAACGCATCTTAGTAATGTCCAAattttagtaaaaatgaatGCCATAAATATATTGGAAATCAACAAATTCAATTCGCAAgagaatttgaaaatttatactAAATGGAAATATAAAAATACGTTCATTAATAATATTCCCCTCGTCCCCGAAGATTGTACGGTAGAGTGAAGGACaccaattataataaattaatactccatctgtctcacctatcttgagacatttttttatttaacaaaAGTTTTATCCTTCACTTTTCACCTATACAAaacattattttcttaattttcgtgcccaaaaaaaaaatctaaagaaGTTGTGTATAAAGTGTGGAAGATGGTTATCAAAAACAAGTGGAGGAAGGGACCATCAAAGTTGATGTGTTAAATggttgaatattttataaatattgagtgtgaacgATATTTAGAATATAATGGATAGtttccaaaaacaaaaaagcGTATATTTTTTACACAAATACTCATGTGGTTGCATTGTGCATCTGGTTTCCAGAATGATACTACTTCATTCGGAAAATAATCATtctcattattaattaaaataaataaaataaaaatacaatttatagttaaatataggAGAGCAAGTATGTGGTAGTTCAAAAGgtgaaattaaatgaatttTGTTTTTGTATAGACAAAAAAAGTTGAattctttttcgtggacagataAAGTAATAGAAAAATATTCTCTCTTCGTTCACGATAAGTgtgttctttttattattttcgtccgtccataaTAAGTATGGTCTTCTATCTAGAACATACAAATTATTTAGTCACATGCAAATTATTTTGCCTTTATGGTACTTTATTTCAAGtcacatgcaaattatttatttattatctaaTAAATCAATTCGATGAGacttttaattcattttgtaCACATctcttattttcttaaaactcatgatATCACAACAACTGTGGATCAACGGAATAATATTCTATTCGTCCatgaaaagtatgacacttttgtcattttgggtgTCCACGAAAAGTATGACAGTTTCCATTTTAAGACATGACCTCATCACTTTTTCTTATCTTTAATCCTTACAAACacctttttttaattaaatgacgattttataaaaaaagaaaagaaaaaaccaaaaaaacccttgaaagcacagaaggagcagactaagggccgaacctcattaaaaccttttcactgaaaacccagtggggaaaaccgtgaaaaggaaaaagagtactcgtctaaacacaaaacgaaagtagggaagagcggaagggaaagtttccggaactccggcctaaccatcgtccccaaactatcccggctctcaccccacgggaaaaaaaaaaaaaaaaaaactaaacgggcggttagaaccaaacagccacccatcagccccaactaccgtttctgacgcagatggctatgcgaagccatgtcaagacgaaccgcagccctaatctcctcaatctcgtgcggccaccacccttccgaacgttgttggttagccattatatcggccgccttgtttccttctctaaagatgtgagaaacctgcagcgagaaagcatctaacatctttaatattcgaactcaggaccataatccatacaacaggattacgaatcaactgtagatcttgatgatctaagggctgaaaatgattcttattttatatcttaataaatactcttattttagtcattccctatatatatatatatatatatatatatatatatatatatatggatatatatagaggggctacggtaaaaacaacgcttaaaataaaaaaatactaaccaacaaaaatgtatgaattcgtcgtgtaaatataaaataagaactttcagcccttagatcatcaaaatctacggttgattcatcactttattggatgaattcattaTCCCAAGTTCGAATCACAttggtagcaaaaaatttatttttcgcaattcatacactTACACAACGAATTTATGTGTTTTATTTAAAGTATCACCAAAAAAATAATCTCTCCTTTGTTTTTTCTCTCCtccctcattttctctctcatttacGGCTACCTctccttttttttctctctctcatctttatTCTGtcattttataataaaaactgtattttcattattatatagatatagatttgtATTTGTGTTATACTAAGAAGTTGAAATAATAAATAGTGTTTCCTCCattccactataagtggctcaaaacttttgggcacgagaattaaagagAATGTGTTAAAAGTGATAAGGGTCACACTTTTTAAAAGATTTGAAATCTCAAGTCTATACAATATAGCGCAGAAAATCTGACTCCGGATAGTGATCGTAGAAATTCTATACCTATCTCAAGTACGTACAGTTTTGAGATTTAATTAGTCTATAGTATTTTATTGATTTgctaaaatattttataactaattaattaagaaacatGTCTTGTAAAAATAATATCTTAATTATGAAACCATAGTTGCCGACAATTTGTATGATCTCAATTCATagttgattttttgtttttaatgcAATGAAAGGAATGTTGCATGAAAAATATATGACCACTATAATAAGTAATACtcctaataataaaaatagattgAGACCCGAATATCAAATGCCTGGCTAAAGGAATTTCATCTAATTTTGAGAGGATCGGGTCCCATTAATTAATGCCCTCCCCTaagtcaaaaataaataaatatacatacgCTGCTCCACACTCTATATATTGGCAGTGATAACTCCACCACTGTCAGTGGATCTTTTTCCAAGAAGAGGATGAATTACCCATTCGTTATTATCCTGATTTTGGTATCACGAAGCAACCACGCTTCTTCTGCGTGCTTCAAATCCATCATAAGCTTCGGCGATTCACTAGCAGACACCGGCAACTCAATCCAATTCGCTCCGTCTCAAGCCGCCGCGGCGCCACCCTATGGAGAAACTTTCTTCCACCGTCCCACGGGGAGGTGGTCCGACGGCCGCCTCGTCATCGATTTTACCGGTTCGCATCCACACTCTCTCACTCGGCTTATTTTTCTTTCACCATAAATTTTTTCATCACTCATATGCACCTTCAAAATTTGCAGCTGAGGCTCTGGGGCTTCCATTTGTGCAGCCATTTTGGGGTCCGAGCAGCAGAGGATTCGACGGTGGTGTGAATTTCGCGGTGTCGGGTTGCACAGCGCTGCCGGACTCATTTTTTGCCGAGGAGGGGCTCCAGATTGAACTTGCAAATACATACCTAGCTGCTCAGTTGAGTTGGTTTAAGGAACTATTCTTGCCCAAGTTTTGCCACACACCTTCAGGTAATATTCTTCCCCAAATTTTCCTAGAATTTTTTGATgacattgaaaattaaaatcagGATCAATTTCTATGCGTGTATTTACGCGCGCCGCCTGTGTGATTTTACGAATGATCAAGTTTCAAGTGTTTAATATAGATAAGCAGAATGTCCCCAATGGTTATGAATTCgatgtataaatgtatgaattgtgaataataaattttttttactttgggattcgaactcaggaccataa
The genomic region above belongs to Salvia miltiorrhiza cultivar Shanhuang (shh) chromosome 5, IMPLAD_Smil_shh, whole genome shotgun sequence and contains:
- the LOC130985416 gene encoding GDSL esterase/lipase At1g28580-like isoform X3, which gives rise to MVALAATILTLIAVLSSSASSESAAGCFESIISFGDSLADTGNYPLLYGADTPMHFVHPPYGRTFFHRPTGRCSDGRLVIDFIAQSLRLPLVQPYIAGGEGGRSFSKGVNFAVIGATALDFQFYEKIGFPNAYTNVSLGTQLDWFKQFLATIPDGRKFLQKSLVLMGEIGGNDYNHPITQGSTLEAIQPLVSLVIGYIGSTIEELIKLGAETLLVPGNLPIGCLPIYLTEFKASSSAQDYDPKTGCLNWLNDFAIYHNQLLQKELNRIRQLYPHTLLIYADYYNAALRFYLSPSQFGFSEELILSACCGSGGPYNYNDTAVCGIPPASSCDDPASYVSWDGYFTEAAYRLIAQGLLHGPYTIPHITTACPSLNTDALLYEYS
- the LOC130985413 gene encoding pyruvate decarboxylase 1; translation: MEASNVIRAAAVTPAPAAAATSCGTLGRYLARRLVQIGVSDVFAVPGDFNLALLDHLIDEPGLKLVGCCNELNAGYAADGYARARGVGACAVTFTVGGLSVLNAIAGAYSENLPVICIVGGPNSNDYGTNRILHHTIGLPDFSQELRCFQTITCAQAVINNLDDAHELIDTAISTALKESKPVYISISCNLPGIPHPTFAREPVQFSLAPKVSNELGLEAAVEATAEFLNKAVKPVIIGGPKLRVCKSQGALVELADACGYPIAVMPSGKGLFPEQHPHFIGTYWGAVSTSFCGEIVESADAYVFVGPIFNDYSSVGYSLLIKKEKSVIVQPNRVTVGNGPSFGWVFMTDFLTALTKRLKKNSTAMENYRRIYVPPGIALRRDKDEPLRVNILFNHIQEMLSGNSAVISETGDSWFNCQKLSLPENCGYEFQMQYGSIGWSVGATLGYAQAAKDKRVIACIGDGSFQVTAQDISTMIRCGQKSIIFLINNGGYTIEVEIHDGPYNVIKNWDYTGLVDAIHNGQGKCWTAKVKTEDELVEAIAMATGTHKESLCFIEIFVHKDDTSKELLEWGSRVSAANSRPPNPQ